From Drosophila virilis strain 15010-1051.87 chromosome X, Dvir_AGI_RSII-ME, whole genome shotgun sequence, the proteins below share one genomic window:
- the LOC6634702 gene encoding uncharacterized protein, translated as MNNEYSYLTDMQENCKLYGMVEIDQLRAVWKSRKFAIQVPDSIVQSGLLPSIFDWQLLGQLMPAEQTTAEMLLQQRINDLELLNSLTTALQRIQIVPEIGLDVDVIMGRPSYNVLVQDDGSILVKELPSLLIHVFAAESRAAAGQECIMDEPNLMASEQRKQLAALVGQKATLFSESGIIQSASTGEHLAEPEESTDEPTELPQDPNEELGQFEDFLERTCSSLKINHKTISDQMEHDLPDTQPDDLDVNVNDAKEQQEQQEQEEQQQEQEQEKEEKEQQEEKEAQPMPTEAANQIVGPIETRLRRRQPFWMRFGNWLRQSLPRL; from the coding sequence ATGAACAATGAATATTCTTATTTGACCGACATGCAGGAGAATTGTAAACTGTATGGCATGGTGGAGATCGATCAATTACGGGCCGTGTGGAAGAGCCGCAAGTTTGCGATTCAGGTGCCGGACTCGATAGTGCAGAGCGGGCTGTTGCCATCGATTTTCGACTGGCAGCTCCTGGGGCAGCTGATGCCGGCCGAGCAGACAACTGCCgagatgctgctgcagcagcgtaTTAACGATCTGGAGCTATTGAACAGCCTGACGACAGCGCTGCAGCGCATCCAGATAGTGCCGGAGATAGGGCTGGATGTGGACGTGATCATGGGCCGACCCAGCTATAATGTGCTCGTGCAGGACGATGGCAGCATATTGGTGAAGGAGCTGCCCAGCCTGCTGATACATGTGTTTGCTGCCGAGTCCCGGGCAGCCGCTGGACAGGAATGCATCATGGATGAACCGAACCTCATGGCCTCGGAGCAAAGGAAACAACTCGCTGCACTTGTTGGCCAGAAGGCTACGCTATTTTCCGAGTCTGGCATCATACAGTCTGCATCGACTGGCGAACACCTGGCCGAGCCGGAGGAGTCCACAGATGAGCCCACCGAGCTGCCCCAGGATCCCAACGAAGAGCTGGGCCAGTTCGAAGACTTTCTCGAGCGCACTTGCAGCAGCCTAAAAATCAATCACAAAACGATCTCAGATCAGATGGAGCACGATCTGCCCGACACGCAGCCTGACGATCTGGATGTCAATGTGAATGATGCgaaggagcagcaggagcagcaggagcaggaggagcagcagcaggagcaggagcaggagaagGAGGAGAAGGAGCAACAGGAGGAGAAGGAGGCGCAGCCAATGCCAACGGAGGCCGCCAATCAAATTGTGGGGCCCATCGAGACCAGATTGAGACGTCGTCAGCCATTTTGGATGCGTTTCGGCAATTGGCTACGCCAAAGCCTGCCACGCCTCTAA